In a genomic window of Ralstonia nicotianae:
- a CDS encoding MFS transporter — protein sequence MQHTLSSSLSSLPAAHATRTAAWRVAIAGMVALSVAMGIGRFAFTPILPMMLHDGSVTLGQGSWLATLNYLGYFVGALACMALRGDAARLIRIGLVATVLLTAGMGVLQGQPAWLVLRFAAGVVSALVFVFTAGWCLHRLTELGHAALGGIIFCGPGLGIAVPGLVASGMVALGWHASSAWIAFGVLSAVLSAAVWSTVRPERRPHAAASAPGISGAAPGLGLPTVIITLAYGLAGFGYIVTATFLPVIARRVLPAGSIWPDLFWPIFGVGVALGALLSTRISLARDNRTLLAAAYAMQAVAVAASIVWPTVGGLALSSLLLGLPFTAITLFAMREARRLWPHAVPRLMGLMTAVYGIGQIAGPPLANRLFAATGGFDASLAAAAASLVLGMAMFLAVRRIAPAGA from the coding sequence ATGCAGCACACGCTCTCATCGTCGTTGTCTTCCCTGCCCGCCGCCCATGCGACACGCACCGCCGCCTGGCGCGTGGCGATTGCCGGCATGGTCGCGCTGTCGGTGGCCATGGGCATCGGCCGCTTCGCCTTCACGCCGATCCTGCCGATGATGCTGCACGACGGCAGCGTCACCCTGGGGCAGGGCAGTTGGCTGGCGACGCTCAATTACCTCGGCTACTTTGTCGGCGCGCTGGCCTGCATGGCGCTGCGCGGCGACGCGGCGCGGCTGATCCGGATCGGGCTGGTCGCGACCGTGCTGCTGACCGCCGGCATGGGCGTGCTGCAGGGCCAGCCCGCGTGGCTGGTGCTGCGATTCGCGGCCGGCGTGGTGAGCGCGCTGGTGTTCGTCTTCACGGCGGGCTGGTGCCTGCACCGGCTGACCGAACTCGGGCATGCCGCCCTGGGCGGCATCATCTTCTGCGGGCCCGGGCTGGGGATCGCCGTTCCGGGGCTCGTCGCCAGCGGCATGGTGGCCCTCGGCTGGCATGCGTCGTCGGCGTGGATCGCGTTCGGCGTGCTGTCCGCAGTGCTGTCGGCGGCCGTGTGGTCGACCGTTCGCCCGGAGCGCCGGCCGCATGCGGCCGCATCCGCGCCGGGCATATCGGGCGCGGCGCCCGGCCTGGGCCTGCCGACCGTCATCATCACGCTGGCCTATGGGTTGGCCGGCTTCGGCTACATCGTCACCGCCACGTTCCTGCCGGTGATCGCGCGCAGGGTGCTGCCGGCCGGCTCGATCTGGCCCGACCTGTTCTGGCCGATCTTCGGCGTGGGCGTAGCGCTGGGCGCGCTGCTGTCCACGCGCATCAGCCTGGCGCGCGACAACCGTACGCTGCTCGCCGCGGCGTATGCGATGCAGGCGGTTGCCGTGGCAGCCAGCATCGTCTGGCCGACGGTGGGCGGGCTGGCGCTGTCCAGCCTGCTGCTCGGCTTGCCGTTCACGGCCATCACGCTGTTCGCCATGCGCGAGGCGCGCCGCCTGTGGCCGCATGCCGTGCCGCGCCTGATGGGGCTGATGACGGCGGTGTATGGCATCGGCCAGATCGCGGGGCCGCCGCTGGCCAACCGGCTGTTCGCGGCCACCGGCGGGTTCGACGCCTCGCTGGCGGCGGCGGCGGCGTCCCTCGTGCTCGGCATGGCGATGTTCCTGGCGGTCAGGCGTATCGCGCCGGCCGGTGCGTGA
- a CDS encoding sulfurtransferase TusA family protein, whose translation MEFQKEIDARGLNCPLPILRTKKALADMQSGEVLKVLATDPGATRDFQAFAKQTGNELLAHSEQDKVFTFYMRRR comes from the coding sequence ATGGAGTTCCAGAAAGAAATCGACGCGCGCGGCCTGAACTGCCCGCTGCCCATCCTGCGCACCAAGAAAGCGCTCGCCGACATGCAGAGCGGCGAGGTGCTCAAGGTGCTGGCCACCGACCCCGGCGCCACGCGCGATTTCCAGGCCTTCGCCAAGCAGACCGGCAACGAGCTGCTCGCGCACAGCGAGCAGGACAAGGTCTTCACCTTCTACATGCGCCGCCGCTGA
- a CDS encoding RcnB family protein — MRKTKIVSCLLLAASALLPLAGHAQDRGRGDERGGPPMGRGHGDRDRGWDRHHGDEGRGPVDIDRRADRDRPGRWAKGDRIPPEYRQRQYIVDDWRAYHLAPPPRGYHWVGVGGDYFLVAPTGIVFNVMIGG, encoded by the coding sequence ATGCGGAAGACCAAGATTGTTTCCTGCCTGTTACTCGCGGCCAGCGCGCTGCTGCCGCTTGCCGGCCATGCCCAGGACCGGGGTCGGGGCGATGAGCGTGGCGGGCCCCCCATGGGCCGGGGCCACGGGGACAGGGATCGCGGTTGGGACCGCCACCACGGCGACGAGGGCCGTGGCCCGGTCGACATCGACCGCCGCGCCGATCGCGACCGTCCGGGCCGCTGGGCCAAAGGCGACCGGATTCCCCCGGAATACCGCCAGCGCCAATATATCGTCGACGACTGGCGCGCCTACCACCTGGCCCCGCCGCCGCGCGGCTACCACTGGGTCGGCGTCGGCGGCGACTATTTCCTGGTCGCCCCGACCGGTATCGTCTTCAACGTGATGATCGGCGGCTGA
- a CDS encoding NUDIX domain-containing protein: MGFDYRFCPQCAAPLVEQHAGGRLRIACPAPDCGFVHWNNPLPVLAAVVEYRGQMFLARNALWPEGMFALVTGFLERDETPEQGIARELKEETRLDARAISLIGVYEFIRKNELIIAYHVVADGEIALSEELAEYRLLPFEQVRPWTAGTGYAVADFLAARGLPIRYIDLRTGAPAEPPPRHWQPDGTATITA; the protein is encoded by the coding sequence ATGGGCTTCGATTACCGCTTCTGCCCGCAATGCGCGGCGCCGCTCGTCGAGCAGCATGCCGGCGGCCGGCTGCGCATCGCGTGCCCGGCGCCGGACTGCGGCTTCGTGCACTGGAACAATCCGCTGCCGGTGCTGGCGGCGGTGGTCGAGTATCGCGGACAGATGTTCCTGGCGCGCAACGCGCTGTGGCCGGAGGGCATGTTCGCGCTGGTCACCGGCTTCCTGGAGCGCGATGAGACGCCCGAGCAGGGCATCGCGCGCGAGCTCAAGGAAGAGACCCGCCTCGATGCCCGCGCGATCTCACTGATCGGCGTCTACGAGTTCATCCGCAAGAACGAGCTGATCATCGCCTACCACGTGGTGGCCGACGGCGAGATCGCGCTGTCGGAAGAACTGGCCGAATACCGCCTGCTGCCGTTCGAGCAGGTCCGCCCGTGGACGGCAGGCACCGGCTACGCGGTGGCGGACTTCCTCGCCGCGCGCGGCCTGCCGATCCGCTACATCGACCTGCGTACCGGCGCGCCCGCCGAACCGCCGCCGCGCCACTGGCAACCCGACGGCACGGCTACAATCACGGCATGA
- a CDS encoding winged helix-turn-helix transcriptional regulator: protein MGLPLRKDRAAPPPACQVTEALGFLRGARALNVVWQLRDQARRFGELRHDLPRISARVLSLRLHALESRGRVVRHALDSSPPSA from the coding sequence ATGGGTCTGCCGCTACGCAAGGACAGAGCCGCGCCGCCGCCGGCGTGCCAAGTCACCGAGGCGCTCGGATTCCTGCGCGGGGCCAGGGCGCTGAACGTCGTCTGGCAACTGCGCGATCAGGCCCGGCGCTTCGGTGAGCTGCGCCATGACCTGCCGCGGATTTCGGCGCGCGTCCTGAGCCTGCGCCTGCATGCGCTCGAGTCGCGCGGACGGGTCGTGCGGCACGCGCTGGACAGTTCGCCGCCCTCGGCCTGA
- a CDS encoding class II aldolase/adducin family protein, giving the protein MSFAIRPGAAASGGRISEAERAVRIDLAAAYRLAALNGWDDLIYTHLSATVPGEPEHFLINAFGLAFDEITASSLVKINRAGQLVGDWPDPAARPSVNVTGFALHAAVHAARPDAHCVIHLHNTAGIAVSAQQHGLLPLSQHALRFHRRLAYHDYEGLAFTQEEGARLTASLGGHRAMLLRNHGTLTVGRTVAEAHVLMATLLKACEIQIQALTAGAVITPAPRVADRAAEQLEDGGAIEGVLEWPALLRKLDRMNRSYRD; this is encoded by the coding sequence ATGTCGTTTGCCATACGCCCCGGCGCCGCCGCATCCGGCGGCCGGATCAGCGAGGCCGAGCGCGCCGTGCGCATCGACCTGGCCGCCGCCTACCGGCTGGCCGCGCTCAACGGTTGGGATGACCTGATCTACACCCATCTGTCGGCCACCGTCCCCGGTGAGCCGGAGCACTTCCTCATCAACGCCTTCGGCCTGGCCTTCGACGAGATCACCGCCTCCAGCCTCGTCAAGATCAACCGCGCCGGCCAGCTGGTCGGCGACTGGCCTGATCCCGCCGCGCGCCCGTCCGTCAACGTCACCGGCTTCGCGCTGCATGCCGCCGTGCATGCGGCGCGTCCGGACGCGCATTGCGTGATCCACCTGCACAATACGGCGGGCATCGCGGTCTCCGCCCAGCAGCACGGGCTGCTGCCGCTGTCGCAGCACGCGCTGCGCTTCCACCGTCGCCTCGCCTATCACGACTACGAGGGCCTGGCCTTCACGCAGGAAGAGGGCGCGCGGCTGACCGCCTCGCTGGGCGGCCACCGCGCCATGCTGCTGCGCAACCATGGCACGCTCACGGTCGGCCGCACCGTGGCCGAGGCCCATGTGCTGATGGCCACGCTCCTCAAGGCCTGCGAGATCCAGATCCAAGCGCTGACGGCCGGCGCGGTCATCACGCCCGCACCACGTGTTGCCGACCGCGCCGCCGAGCAACTGGAGGACGGCGGCGCCATCGAGGGCGTGCTGGAGTGGCCGGCCCTGCTGCGCAAACTGGATAGAATGAACCGCTCGTATCGCGACTAA
- a CDS encoding LysE family translocator, with protein MPTLTNLLTFALVALGMVLTPGPNMIYLISRSISQGRNAGLISLAGIATGFVFYMLCAAFGITALLMAVPFAYDTLRFGGAIYLLYLAWQAVRPGGRAPFQLRELPEDSPRRLYSMGLLTSLLNPKVAVLYLSLLPQFIEPAHGSVLVQSVCLGLTQICVSLTINSMIASAAGSIAALLSRKASWLALQRYLMGSVLTGLALRMAMEARK; from the coding sequence ATGCCCACCCTGACCAACCTCCTCACCTTCGCCCTGGTCGCCCTGGGCATGGTCCTGACCCCCGGCCCCAACATGATCTACCTGATCTCGCGGTCGATCAGCCAGGGGCGCAACGCGGGGCTGATTTCGCTGGCGGGCATCGCCACCGGGTTCGTGTTCTACATGCTGTGCGCGGCATTCGGCATCACGGCGCTGCTGATGGCGGTGCCGTTTGCCTACGACACGCTGCGCTTCGGCGGGGCGATCTACCTGCTCTATCTGGCATGGCAGGCGGTGCGTCCCGGCGGGCGCGCCCCGTTCCAGCTGCGCGAGCTGCCTGAAGACAGTCCGCGCCGCCTGTATTCGATGGGCCTGCTGACCAGCCTGCTCAACCCGAAGGTGGCGGTGCTGTATCTGTCGCTGCTGCCGCAGTTCATCGAGCCGGCGCACGGCAGCGTGCTGGTGCAGTCGGTCTGCCTGGGGCTGACGCAGATCTGCGTGAGCCTGACCATCAACTCGATGATCGCCTCGGCCGCCGGCAGCATCGCCGCGCTGCTTTCCCGCAAGGCGAGCTGGCTGGCGCTCCAGCGCTACCTGATGGGCTCGGTGCTGACGGGGCTGGCGCTGCGCATGGCGATGGAAGCCCGCAAGTAA
- a CDS encoding 4-oxalocrotonate tautomerase, producing the protein MPTFHIEMFEGRSADQKRKLVEEVTRVTCETLGCAPGAVDIIIAEVKRENWATGGVLWSEQK; encoded by the coding sequence ATGCCGACATTCCACATCGAGATGTTCGAGGGCCGCAGCGCCGACCAGAAGCGCAAGCTGGTCGAGGAGGTCACGCGCGTCACCTGCGAGACCCTGGGCTGCGCGCCCGGCGCGGTCGACATCATCATCGCCGAGGTCAAGCGCGAGAACTGGGCCACCGGCGGCGTGCTCTGGTCCGAGCAGAAGTAA
- the sorA gene encoding SorA family sulfite dehydrogenase catalytic subunit gives MVPPDPPRRATRRGILKALGTLGAGATLGHPALTALAATASRITLPFDNGERELVVFPQKRALILQTSRPPQLETPFAVFNEGLITPNDAFFVRYHWSGIPTSIDPATYRLQVGGNVDTPLDLSLSELRALGETREIVAVNQCSGNGRGYFQPRVGGGQLSNGAMGNARWTGVPLRQVLDRAGVRAGSVQVVFDGLDHPPLADANSPDFIKALDIDHARDGEVMIAWAMNGTDLPMLNGYPIRLVVPGYYGTYWVKHLSAIRVVDKPFDGFWMRTAYRIPDDPCACVAPGTAPARTVPIGRLNVRAFITSLTDGATVAAGREHIVRGIAFDGGYGIAEVAFSADGGRTWSEAQLGEDLGRYAFREWRAPFRPARRGAYALKVRAVNRIGQSQPLTALWNPAGYMRNVVETTRVTAA, from the coding sequence ATGGTTCCCCCCGATCCGCCGCGACGCGCCACCCGGCGCGGCATCCTCAAGGCGCTGGGCACGCTCGGTGCCGGCGCCACCCTGGGCCACCCCGCACTGACGGCGCTGGCCGCCACCGCAAGCCGCATCACCCTGCCGTTCGACAACGGCGAGCGCGAGCTCGTCGTCTTTCCGCAGAAGCGTGCGCTGATCCTGCAGACCAGCCGGCCGCCGCAGTTGGAGACACCGTTTGCGGTGTTCAACGAAGGCCTCATCACGCCCAATGACGCGTTCTTCGTGCGCTACCACTGGAGCGGCATCCCCACCTCGATCGATCCGGCGACCTACCGGCTGCAGGTGGGCGGCAACGTCGACACCCCGCTCGATCTGTCGCTGAGCGAGTTGAGAGCACTTGGCGAGACGCGCGAGATCGTCGCCGTCAATCAGTGCTCGGGCAACGGACGGGGCTATTTCCAGCCGCGCGTCGGCGGTGGGCAGCTGTCGAACGGGGCGATGGGCAATGCGCGCTGGACGGGCGTGCCGCTCAGGCAGGTGCTCGATCGGGCCGGCGTGCGGGCCGGCAGCGTGCAGGTCGTGTTCGACGGGCTCGACCACCCGCCGCTGGCCGATGCCAACAGCCCGGACTTCATCAAGGCCCTGGACATCGACCACGCGCGCGACGGCGAGGTGATGATCGCCTGGGCCATGAACGGCACTGACCTGCCGATGCTCAACGGCTATCCGATCCGCCTGGTCGTGCCGGGCTACTACGGCACCTACTGGGTCAAGCACCTGTCGGCGATCCGGGTGGTCGACAAACCGTTCGATGGATTCTGGATGCGCACGGCCTACCGCATTCCCGACGACCCCTGCGCATGCGTCGCACCCGGCACCGCGCCAGCGCGGACGGTGCCGATCGGCCGCCTCAACGTGCGCGCGTTCATCACCAGCCTGACCGACGGCGCGACGGTGGCGGCCGGCCGCGAGCACATCGTGCGGGGCATCGCCTTCGACGGCGGCTATGGCATCGCGGAGGTCGCCTTCTCGGCCGACGGCGGACGCACCTGGAGCGAGGCGCAACTGGGCGAAGACCTGGGCAGGTATGCGTTTCGCGAATGGCGTGCGCCGTTCAGGCCCGCGCGGCGCGGCGCCTATGCGCTGAAGGTGCGCGCTGTCAACCGCATCGGGCAGAGCCAGCCGCTGACGGCGCTGTGGAATCCGGCGGGCTACATGCGCAACGTGGTCGAGACCACGCGCGTCACCGCCGCCTGA
- a CDS encoding NfeD family protein, with product MRPSLRIRQWIGWLAAGLAAAWSGLAIAAAAPVMVLPLTGAIGPASAAYVVHGLELARKEGMQLVVLQMDTPGGLDASMRQIIQAILASPVPVAGYVAPGGARAASAGTYILYASHIAAMAPATNLGAASPVAIGIGGHAPTGPTPTPGDTAKPASAPAAASSNEDTLARKQMHDAAAYIRGLAHLRGRNAEWAERAVREAVSLSADEAATQRVIDLIATNIPDLLRQVDGRALRTATGLVTLHTAGAPTETLEPDWRNHFLAVITDPSLALLLLTVGVYALIFEFSTPGMVVPGILGAMCILVALYGLQMLPINYAGLALLALGLGCMVAEAFLPTFGALGVGGIIAFILGAVMLIDTQTPGYGVPIPVIVGLAFVSLTVILALSSLAVRARRRPKVSGGDTLIGMTGEVVDVDTPEADADSNGWAHIRGERWRVRCDAGITRGDRVRVIARHGLTLMVEPVAPAAAAS from the coding sequence ATGCGACCGTCGTTGCGGATACGGCAGTGGATCGGCTGGCTGGCGGCAGGCCTGGCCGCCGCCTGGAGCGGCCTTGCCATCGCGGCCGCCGCCCCGGTGATGGTGCTGCCGCTGACCGGCGCCATCGGGCCGGCCAGCGCGGCCTACGTGGTGCACGGGCTGGAGCTGGCCCGCAAGGAAGGCATGCAGCTCGTGGTGCTGCAGATGGACACGCCGGGCGGGCTCGATGCCTCGATGCGGCAGATCATCCAGGCCATTCTCGCCTCGCCGGTGCCGGTGGCGGGCTATGTGGCGCCGGGTGGCGCGCGGGCAGCCAGTGCCGGCACCTACATTCTCTATGCCAGCCACATCGCCGCGATGGCGCCGGCGACCAACCTGGGCGCCGCCTCACCGGTGGCGATCGGCATCGGCGGCCATGCGCCCACCGGGCCGACGCCCACCCCCGGCGACACCGCCAAGCCGGCCAGCGCACCGGCGGCGGCCTCCAGCAACGAAGACACCCTCGCCCGCAAGCAGATGCACGATGCGGCCGCCTACATCCGCGGCCTGGCCCACCTGCGCGGGCGCAACGCCGAATGGGCCGAGCGCGCCGTGCGCGAAGCGGTCAGCCTGTCGGCCGACGAAGCCGCCACGCAGCGCGTGATCGACCTGATCGCCACGAACATTCCCGACCTGCTCAGGCAAGTGGACGGACGCGCGCTGCGCACCGCCACGGGTCTGGTCACGCTGCATACGGCAGGGGCCCCCACCGAGACACTCGAGCCCGACTGGCGCAACCACTTCCTGGCCGTCATCACCGATCCGAGCCTGGCCCTGCTGCTGCTGACGGTGGGCGTGTATGCGCTGATCTTCGAGTTCTCGACGCCGGGCATGGTGGTGCCGGGCATCCTGGGGGCGATGTGCATCCTGGTGGCGCTGTACGGGCTGCAGATGCTGCCCATCAACTATGCCGGGCTGGCGCTGCTGGCGCTCGGCCTGGGCTGCATGGTGGCCGAGGCCTTCCTGCCGACCTTCGGCGCGCTGGGCGTGGGCGGCATCATCGCCTTCATCCTGGGCGCGGTGATGCTGATCGATACGCAGACGCCGGGCTATGGCGTGCCGATCCCCGTGATCGTCGGACTCGCCTTCGTCAGCCTGACGGTGATCCTGGCGCTCTCCAGCCTGGCGGTCCGTGCACGGCGTCGCCCCAAGGTATCCGGCGGCGACACCCTGATCGGCATGACCGGCGAAGTCGTCGACGTCGACACACCGGAAGCGGACGCCGACAGCAACGGCTGGGCACACATCCGCGGCGAACGGTGGCGCGTGCGATGCGATGCCGGCATCACGCGCGGTGACCGCGTGCGCGTCATTGCCCGCCACGGGCTGACGCTGATGGTCGAGCCTGTCGCACCTGCGGCGGCGGCATCCTGA
- a CDS encoding LysR family transcriptional regulator, giving the protein MDLASLEIFRTVVREGGVTRAAAQLHRVQSNVTTRIRQLEASLGVPLFVREGKRMVLTPAGQTLLTYADDLLRLAAEARQAVQPREPHGRLRIASMESTAASRLPTLLASLHQRWPRVQLELVTMTTRQSVQALSRFEVDCAFIAETTCLANMRSALTTLPAFAEELVLIAHRAHPPIRRAADVQTPTLLGFEPGCAYRQLIDDWFEAGGVVPSRVLELGSYHAIIACAAAGIGVALVPRSVLDLYTNAPEISVHALGNPGRVDTLLAWHRDMAGPALQALVQVLSEAHAAAPSPTGEAVAA; this is encoded by the coding sequence ATGGATCTGGCCTCGCTGGAAATCTTCCGCACCGTTGTCCGCGAAGGCGGCGTCACACGCGCGGCGGCGCAACTGCATCGGGTGCAGTCCAACGTGACGACCCGCATCCGCCAGCTCGAGGCATCGCTGGGCGTGCCGCTGTTCGTGCGCGAAGGCAAGCGCATGGTGCTGACGCCGGCCGGCCAGACCCTGTTGACCTATGCCGACGACCTCCTGCGCCTGGCCGCGGAAGCCCGGCAGGCCGTGCAGCCGCGCGAGCCGCACGGCCGCCTGCGCATTGCCTCGATGGAAAGCACGGCCGCCAGCCGCCTGCCGACCCTGCTGGCGTCGCTGCATCAGCGCTGGCCCAGGGTCCAGCTCGAGCTCGTCACCATGACGACGCGGCAATCGGTGCAGGCACTGTCCCGCTTCGAGGTCGATTGCGCCTTCATTGCCGAGACGACGTGCCTGGCCAACATGCGTTCCGCACTGACGACGCTGCCGGCGTTTGCCGAAGAACTGGTGCTGATTGCCCACCGCGCGCATCCGCCCATCCGCCGCGCCGCCGACGTGCAGACCCCCACCCTGCTCGGTTTCGAGCCCGGCTGCGCCTATCGCCAATTGATCGACGACTGGTTCGAGGCCGGCGGCGTGGTGCCCTCGCGCGTACTGGAGCTGGGTTCGTACCACGCCATCATCGCGTGTGCGGCGGCGGGGATCGGCGTGGCGCTGGTGCCGCGCTCGGTGCTGGATCTGTACACCAACGCGCCGGAGATCAGCGTGCATGCGCTCGGCAATCCGGGGCGCGTCGACACGCTGCTGGCCTGGCACCGCGATATGGCCGGGCCGGCGCTGCAGGCGCTGGTGCAGGTGCTGAGCGAGGCGCATGCCGCCGCGCCTTCACCCACCGGTGAGGCTGTCGCCGCCTAA
- a CDS encoding slipin family protein encodes MFYGFFSAGGFIFLIVLLVISSFRVLREYERGVVFLLGRFWRVKGPGLVLIVPAIQQMVRVDLRTIVMDVPPQDVISHDNVSVKVNAVVYFRVVDPERAIIQVANFLEATSQLAQTTLRAILGKHELDEMLAEREKLNLDIQKVLDIQTDPWGIKIANVEIKHVDLNESMIRAIARQAEAERERRAKVIHAEGELQAAEKLLEAARMLAQQPEAIQLRYLQTLTQIAGDKSSTIVFPLPMDMLGAVKKA; translated from the coding sequence ATGTTCTATGGCTTCTTCAGCGCAGGCGGCTTCATCTTCCTGATCGTGCTGCTGGTGATCTCGTCGTTCCGCGTGCTGCGCGAGTACGAGCGCGGCGTGGTGTTCCTGCTCGGCCGCTTCTGGCGCGTAAAAGGGCCGGGGCTGGTGCTGATCGTGCCGGCCATCCAGCAGATGGTGCGGGTGGACCTGCGCACCATCGTGATGGACGTGCCGCCGCAAGACGTGATCTCGCACGACAACGTGTCGGTCAAGGTCAACGCGGTGGTGTACTTCCGCGTGGTCGATCCGGAGCGCGCCATCATCCAGGTCGCCAATTTCCTGGAGGCGACCAGCCAACTGGCGCAGACCACGCTGCGCGCCATCCTCGGCAAGCACGAACTGGACGAGATGCTGGCCGAGCGCGAAAAGCTCAACCTCGACATCCAGAAGGTGCTCGACATCCAGACCGACCCGTGGGGGATCAAGATCGCCAACGTGGAGATCAAGCACGTCGACCTGAACGAGTCGATGATCCGCGCGATCGCCCGGCAGGCCGAGGCCGAGCGCGAGCGGCGCGCCAAGGTGATCCACGCCGAGGGCGAGCTGCAGGCCGCCGAGAAGCTGCTGGAAGCCGCGCGCATGCTGGCCCAGCAGCCCGAGGCGATCCAGCTGCGCTACCTGCAGACGCTCACGCAGATCGCCGGCGACAAGAGCTCGACGATCGTGTTCCCATTGCCGATGGACATGCTGGGCGCGGTCAAAAAGGCGTAG
- the sorB gene encoding SorB family sulfite dehydrogenase c-type cytochrome subunit, with protein sequence MSDRKPPRGGIVGAALACAAAWAAPVWALDVTLPPETAQYRPSELPGYRLVLQHCMICHAAQYVQRQPPTLPRSYWEATVKKMKASFGAPFPEEDIPAMVDYLVKTYGAERASETAPARPAAP encoded by the coding sequence ATGTCCGATCGCAAACCCCCGCGCGGCGGCATCGTGGGTGCCGCATTGGCCTGCGCTGCCGCCTGGGCGGCGCCCGTCTGGGCACTGGACGTGACGCTGCCGCCGGAGACCGCGCAGTACCGCCCCAGCGAACTGCCGGGGTACCGGCTGGTGCTGCAGCACTGCATGATCTGCCACGCCGCGCAGTACGTGCAGAGGCAACCGCCGACACTGCCGCGCAGCTACTGGGAAGCCACCGTCAAGAAGATGAAAGCGTCGTTCGGCGCGCCCTTCCCCGAAGAGGACATCCCGGCCATGGTGGACTACCTGGTGAAGACCTACGGCGCCGAACGCGCCAGTGAGACGGCGCCGGCCCGGCCCGCGGCGCCCTAG
- a CDS encoding threonine aldolase family protein: MQHFASDNYAGFCPESLKYFLEANGSGHEPAYGDDSWTQRVCDRIRDLFETDCEVFFVFNGTAANSLALSALCQSYHSVICHELAHIETDECGGPEFFSNGSKLLTAEGADGKLTPDAVEALVTRRSDIHYPKPKVVSLTQSTEVGTVYTVDEVRAIAAVARRRQLRVHMDGARFANAVASLGVHPSEITWRAGVDVLCFGGTKNGLPVGEAVVFFNRRLAEDFAYRVKQAGQLASKMRFISAPWLGLLENDVWLRNARHANAMAQLLHQRIREVPGVRIMFPPQANAVFAELPLPAIETLRARGWRFYTFIGAGGCRFMCAWDLQPETVEALAGDIRLACGQVA, encoded by the coding sequence ATGCAACACTTCGCCTCCGACAACTACGCCGGCTTCTGCCCGGAATCCCTGAAGTACTTCCTGGAAGCGAACGGCAGCGGCCACGAGCCCGCCTACGGCGACGACTCCTGGACGCAGCGCGTATGCGACCGCATCCGCGACCTGTTCGAGACCGATTGCGAAGTCTTTTTCGTCTTCAACGGCACCGCCGCCAATTCGCTGGCGCTGTCCGCGCTGTGCCAGTCGTACCACTCCGTCATCTGCCATGAGCTGGCGCACATCGAGACGGACGAGTGCGGAGGCCCCGAGTTCTTCTCCAACGGTTCCAAGCTGCTGACCGCCGAGGGCGCCGACGGCAAGCTGACGCCCGACGCGGTGGAGGCGCTGGTCACGCGCCGCTCCGACATCCACTACCCCAAGCCCAAGGTGGTCTCGCTCACGCAGTCGACCGAGGTGGGCACGGTCTACACGGTGGACGAGGTGCGGGCGATTGCCGCTGTCGCCCGCCGCCGGCAGCTGCGCGTGCACATGGACGGCGCGCGCTTCGCCAACGCGGTGGCCTCGCTCGGCGTGCATCCGTCCGAGATCACCTGGCGCGCGGGGGTGGACGTGCTGTGCTTCGGCGGCACCAAGAATGGCCTGCCGGTGGGCGAGGCGGTGGTGTTCTTCAACCGCCGCCTGGCCGAGGACTTCGCCTATCGCGTCAAGCAGGCCGGGCAACTGGCCTCCAAGATGCGCTTCATCTCCGCGCCGTGGCTGGGCCTGCTGGAGAACGACGTGTGGCTGCGCAACGCGCGCCATGCCAACGCGATGGCGCAACTGCTGCACCAGCGCATCCGCGAGGTGCCGGGCGTGCGCATCATGTTCCCGCCGCAGGCCAATGCCGTGTTCGCCGAGCTGCCGCTGCCCGCCATCGAGACGCTGCGCGCGCGCGGCTGGCGCTTCTACACCTTCATCGGCGCAGGCGGCTGCCGCTTCATGTGCGCGTGGGACTTGCAGCCCGAGACGGTGGAGGCGCTCGCAGGCGACATCCGCCTGGCCTGCGGACAGGTCGCATAG